The region TGGGTGGCCGTCGACGACCTCGGCCGCTTCGAAACCACCGACAGGCTCGCGGACATGATCCATCGTGCCGTGCGCCTCGTCCGCGCCATGAGCTCCCAGCCAGGAGGATCTCTGTGATGAAGCTCTCCCTCGCGCCGAGCGGTCTCACCGAGACGCGTGCCGATGCGCTGATCCTGGGTCGACACGCGGACGAAGCGCGCCTGTCGCCCGCCTTAGCATCCGTGGACGAGGCCCTCGGCGGCCTGCTCACGCGGGTGATGGCGGCCGAGAAGTTCGAAGGCAAGCCGGGCCAGCTCACGCATGTGCACGCCGACGGCCGTCGCCTTCGCGCAGCGCGAGTGCTGGTGGCCGGCCTCGGCCCCAAGAAAGGCAGCGGGGCCGAGGTCGTGCGCCGCGCCGCCTCCGCCGCCGCCCGCCGCGCCCGCGATCTCGGGGCCAGGAGCGTGGCGGCCTATCTCGGCGCCGACGGCGTATCCGCGCGCGCGAGAGCCCAGGCCACCGTCGAAGGCGCCGTCCTCGGGACCTATCGCTTCGACCGCTACCTCAAGGAAAAGAGTCCGAAGCAGCTCGAGGCCCTGATCGTGGTGGAGCCCGAGGGGCGCCAGCGCACCGCGGCCGCGGAAGGGGTACGGGCCGGGGAGATCTGGGCCGCGGCCACCTGCCTCACCCGTGACCTCGTCAACGAGCCGGCCAACGTCGTGACGCCCTCCTATCTGGCGCGGCGTGCGCAGGAGATCGCGCGGGCCGGCCGCCTCGGGCTCAAGATCCTCGAGCGGGCGGACTGCGCCAAGCTGGGCATGGGCGCCTACATCGGCGTGGCCCAGGGGAGCGAGGAGCCGCCCAAGTTCATTCACCTGACCTATCGGCCCAGGGGACGGGCGCGCCGGCGTGTCGTGATCGTGGGCAAGGGCATCACCTTCGACTCGGGCGGGCTCGACCTCAAGCCGGCCGACGGCATGTACCGGATGAAGGACGACATGGCCGGCGCGGCCACGGTCCTGGGGCTCTTTTCGGCCCTGCCCAAGCTCCGCCTGCCCGTGGAAGTGCATGGCATCATCGCGGCCACCGAGAACATGCCGTCGGGGACAGCCCAGCGCCCGGGAGACGTGGTCCGCGCCATGAACGGGCTCACCATCGAGATCGGCAATACCGATGCCGAGGGACGGCTGACCCTCGCCGATGCCCTCGCCTACGCGGTCAAGGAGATCAAGCCGAGCGAGATGATCGATCTCGCCACCCTCA is a window of Candidatus Methylomirabilota bacterium DNA encoding:
- a CDS encoding leucyl aminopeptidase, which translates into the protein MKLSLAPSGLTETRADALILGRHADEARLSPALASVDEALGGLLTRVMAAEKFEGKPGQLTHVHADGRRLRAARVLVAGLGPKKGSGAEVVRRAASAAARRARDLGARSVAAYLGADGVSARARAQATVEGAVLGTYRFDRYLKEKSPKQLEALIVVEPEGRQRTAAAEGVRAGEIWAAATCLTRDLVNEPANVVTPSYLARRAQEIARAGRLGLKILERADCAKLGMGAYIGVAQGSEEPPKFIHLTYRPRGRARRRVVIVGKGITFDSGGLDLKPADGMYRMKDDMAGAATVLGLFSALPKLRLPVEVHGIIAATENMPSGTAQRPGDVVRAMNGLTIEIGNTDAEGRLTLADALAYAVKEIKPSEMIDLATLTGAIVIALGQGVSGVFANDDALAGRVLGAAEAAGEKMWRMPLHDEYKDGLKSDIADLNNISSQRGGGAIVAGLFMRDFTDGKPWAHLDIAGTAFTERELPLGPKGGTGIGVRTLLAYLSAIAGRR